The Lasioglossum baleicum unplaced genomic scaffold, iyLasBale1 scaffold0021, whole genome shotgun sequence genome contains a region encoding:
- the LOC143219287 gene encoding uncharacterized protein LOC143219287, translated as MKMTRTVYIKSSISVAATAVSICVRPFVFANGKADKTFNMFKLIVLLVVAMMAVSAEPAPVPPVISHPLVYSQPYVKVLPLHSATYPLSYSHGYGYGYKLLHPSYYY; from the exons ATGAAGATGACACGAACCGTATATATAAAGAGTTCGATTTCTGTAGCGGCAACTGCAGTATCCATTTGCGTCCGTCCCTTCGTGTTTGCCAACGGGAAAGCCGATAAAACGTTTAACATGTTCAAGCTG ATTGTGTTGCTGGTCGTAGCCATGATGGCGGTTTCTGCTGAGCCAGCTCCGGTGCCACCAGTGATCAGCCACCCGTTGGTCTATTCGCAGCCGTATGTGAAGGTGCTTCCTCTTCACTCCGCGACCTACCCGCTCTCCTACAGCCACGGATACGGATACGGATACAAATTGCTTCATCCAAGCTACTACTACTAA